The Malus sylvestris chromosome 3, drMalSylv7.2, whole genome shotgun sequence genomic sequence tctcactctcactctcactctctcactttACAACAAGCTAACCCACAATCACAAGCTCCGCAACgtctctctccccctccctcTAGAAccctctcacactctctctcgaACCCCAACCCCCCACCCCCCAAAATCCCCAGATCCAAAACCCACACAATGCAGCTCCGCCGGGCCACCACTGCCGGCGCCTTCCTCCTCACGCTCACCCTCCTCACCACCCTCACCGAAGCGCACAACATCACGCGCCTCCTCGCGAAGCACCCCGAGTTCTCGACCTTCAACCACTACCTCACCCTGACCCACCTTGCCGCCGACATCAATGACCGCACCACCATCACCGTCTGCGCCGTCGACAACTCCGCCATGTCGGCCCTTCTCTCCAAACACCTCTCCATCTACTCCATCAAAAACATTCTGTCCCTCCACGTCCTCCTAGACTACTTCGGCGCCAAGAAGCTCCATCAGATCACCAACGGCACTGCCCTCGCCGCCACCATGTACCAGGCCACCGGCTCCGCCGCGGGCTCCTCCGGCTTCGTCAACATCACCGACTTAAAGGGTGGAAAGGTCGGTTTCAGCCCCGAGGCCAACGACGGCACCTTCCCTTCCCATTTTGTCAAATCCGTCGAAGAGGTTCCGTACAACATCTCTATCATTCAGATCAGCACCCTCCTCCCCAACCAGGCCGCCGAGGCCCCCACCCCGGCCCCCGCTGAGCTGAACATCACCGGAATCATGTCCGCCCACGGCTGCAAGGTCTTCGCCGACACGCTCCTTGCAAACTCCGACGCCTTCAAGACCTACGAGGACAATCTCAACGGCGGGCTGACCGTTTTCTGTCCGATGGACGACGCACTCAAGGCCTTCTTGCCGAAATTCAAGAACCTGACTGCGGCCGGGAAGGCTGCGCTGCTCGAGTACCACGGCATTCCGGTCTACCAATCCATGTCGATGTTGAAGTCCAACAATGGACTGACGAACACTCTGGCCACCGACGGCGCGAGTAAGTTTGACTTCACCATCCAAAACGACGGGCAGCAGGTCACTCTAAGGACCAAGCTCGTCACGGCGAGGATCACGGGGACACTCATCGACGAGCAGCCCGTCGCTATCTACACCATTGACAAGGTCTTGCAGCCTAAGGAGCTTTTCAAGGGGGCTTTGACTCCCGCACCGGCTCCGGCCCCGGAGAAACCGGCCCACGCGCCGAAGAAGTCGAAGCATGCGCCCTCACCCGTCGCCGACCAGGAGGCCGATTCGCCCGCTGCGTCGCCGGATGAGGACCCGGCGGATCAGACCGCGGATGACAGTAACGGAGCCGTGAGGGTTGAAAGGATGGGGTTTGGGGGTTTGGTTTTTACCAGTGTGTGGTTAGTATTTTCATTGCTGTAagtttttggtttagttttaatttttacagACTTGTTATTTACTGGGTAATAAGTGAGAGATCAATTCGAGGTaaatctctttttcttttctctttttatctaattgtttttgtgtgagtgtgatttttttttttttttttgttgatgggGGAAATTTGTAACATTGTGATATTTGTTTGTTGGTGGAAGTTTGATTAGTACTTTGGTAGAGaccatttatttattatacaATTGTCACATGTTACTTTCTTTTAGTGAGATATTCTTGTATTTTTTTGTGCTGTTTTAAAATGGTTgtctatttttttcttatataagaaTATTCGGAGGCAATTTGGTATGAAGACCCTCTAAACCAGTGGCCAATTTAACATTCTAACATCGCGTGATTCTAATTAAGTACGTTAGGTTTTAGTCAGGTGGCGGCGAGCTGGGAACTAATGTCTATATTACTAGATGAACTTTTTGTTCGTCACACAATATGGTaaatcacgtgtttttatataaatagtatgatatgtgtattaaaagattaataacttaaaaattaaaatttttcatcacttacataaaaatacgTGGTATATCATTTGTATTTTCgttacaactaaaaatttatcctAGGCAAGGGTCTAagcaaatttaaataaattaattatcacataaataaatgtttaatGATACTTGAAAAATATACTATTACACTTGTATTGACAGTTTcgatttattattttataaaaatattagaatttttgttttagtattttagtgAATTTGATAGTACAAGATGAAAATTCAATTGATTACGAGTTTGTAGTATTTTACAAAAgatttttaaagtttgaaaagTTTTTTATtaggatgtgctatccacacatcccattttacttctcacacactccttgataatttttgtccgttgatcttcttcaattcatctgatccgacagccgaaaattaagaaagtgtgtgagaagtaaaatgggatgtgtggatatcacattccTTTTTATTTACCTATTGACTCAATTTGCAACCAACTCCAAGCTTTTAAAATCCCACATACAGTACAGTAATCCAAAATAAAGGAAGTCTTAAGGGAAgagattctcattttttttatttataaaaatgagAATTAGTTGTAGAGTTCACACTACATCGAACTTTAACAATCCAAATCATCTATTTTTCAAATtgtacctcatagatcatctttgcaaaatattagccaaatcggaaatatttaagacatctaattgggttcaaagaaatgaacgaatactttattatataagaaacaatgaaatttgatcttgataattaaataggaaaatagtttcggattgaattgaatttttgcaatgatgatcaattaatcgagacttacaaaatagacagttcaaatcgttgaaattcgatgtaGAGTGGGCTCCACACataatccctattttttttctaaaaatgagaatccctttgcataaagggCCGGCCAAAGTGGATATCAACATTTGATAAAGATCAAGAAGAATAACTCCAGCCCACTTGAAGAACTCAAAATCTAAATCTACTCTTATCAGTGGTCTTCTCTCTTCCATCACCTGCTCAGACCTTTGAGCGGTCCTCGGAGGTTCTCACATACGCTTCTTTAGACTTATGGGTGGTCTCGGGACCATCTGGTCCATGAACGGATCCGCCTTTGCCCCGAACCATATTGCAGATGTATTGATTGAGGATAATCTAAGTTATTAATGTATTTAGTATTGAGTTTGACATTCTTTAAATCATCAAAACAAATTGTATTTTCTCATTGCAAAAACATTATACCGAAATGGTTCCCTAGTAAAAGATAAACAAACAACTTATACTTTAGCATATACTTGAAGTGTAATGTAGGTCAGAAACACAGGTGATTATAGTTTACTTGGTTATTAACATAGCATTGTGTCTTGTTCAAGTCaacaacaaagaagaaaaagtggtttgtacgTTCGAattgttttcatttctttttggaAATTGTTATTTGTACTTTGAAAATTTACTTGTGCATatgtaatgctagggagactattaatttaaagtatattttgtaaaccatatattatagttgttgatgattgaattattacttaagtattgattaaacTGCTTATTTTCTAATGCTAAGAAGGCTAgctttttaaactaaatttgtaaactatatgATGTGTCCCCAATAAGAAGTAAGCATGTTAATAAACACTTAAGTagtaatccaatcatcaacaaccacatcatttgttttacaaaatttggtttaaaatgttaatctccttagcattactcaTTTCTATTAGTGGCACATCACATAGTTTAAAAGTGTGGTCTAAAAAATTGGTCTAGCTAGCATTACTTATtatgcactccaaactttctagatTCCATATGAAACTCCATTGGAGGTGAGTTTTGTAGGAAAGGGGGCCAAATTGGACCATTTAGGTTATCGTTGAAGATCAACATGTCCTTATGGGTgtgtttggtacgcagacgggacggaacggaacgggacgggacgggacggaacggaacgggacgggacggaacgaaggtgtaatttttgaaaaagacatggggtatatttgtcttaaaatggtaaaacattgtgttccacagacgtggaacaaacccgttccagggggtggaggtgggacgcaaaaacacccaaaatctgtcccgtggaacagcccgttccacccatttttggcgcaccaaacgcgggacggaacgcctcgtcccgttccgtcccatcccgtcccacgtaccaaacgcaccctataaGCACATCAATGTCCTTTATTTACTCGATGGTGGGAGTGATACTCTCAACATTATATCATTTGTACCCCTTCGTCTATTGTAGAGGGTTTCAATCATAACTAGATCCTAAAATTGACATATCTCATCAAGATGGTGCCTAAAATTGAAATCGATTTTCTATTTCAAGGCTCATCTTAATGGAGTGGGTCAACTTCAGGAATTACTTGTGATTAAAACCTATTATATATTGTTAACGTTCAAAACTTGCATGTTaagaaattaaaacaataaaccCTTGGTGGATTTGGGATATGGACTAAAATGAAATAGGCTCAAAGATTTAAATGGTTCATTCTGCAAAATTGGGCCACATCCATTGTGTTGCTCGGATTATGTTGATTTCAAGTCTAAAAAGTGCTCTAGGCTAATAAATGAACTCGCTCTCTTTTTCTAGTCATTCGACACCAATACAAGAGGCTCCCATTCTTTTATGTAGGCCCTCAATGAAACCGTCAACATTGGGTCTTCCCAACTTGGCATTTAATGTCCACCAACGCAAACTAGCATGTTGACACCTTTTCACCTACCAACCAAACATTCAGCAGTGGAGTAACCTATATTTAGTCAAGAAGGCACATATTTCCAGAATGATATGGGTTGAGCATCTCGCTCGGCCTTGGTTATCCAACCCCTCATCTCTAAGAACCATTCCAACCACCTTTACGTCTCATCCTGAGTCTCTGCTAATGATTGTGAGTCATAACATGGCTTAATTGGCATCTAGGTAGATATGTCATTGGAGACTTGTGTCATAAAGCTGTCAGTCCGCCCATGTTCCCTTAGCAGTCGAAAAGCTCTTCATGTATCTTGGTTGGAAGGAGCAAGAGGCAGTCGACTTTAGTACTTGTGATCATCGTCCTCTTTAAGCTCCTTAGACCTTGGGCTTTTCAATCTCCTTTGGGTTTTTCGTGGCTTCTTTCTCAGATTGCGTCATTATATGAGCCTAAAGTGCCCAACATTAACATATATTGTCTTACTTCATCCTGTGCACACATCTTCTATGTCTAGTATTTTCATTGCGTCAACTGAGTTGAGAAaacttgtaacatcccacatcgcccagatgagtgatccttaaatgtatattgccatccctacctagcacgaggtcttttaggagctcactggctttgggttccataggaactccgaagttaagcgagaaggaggccaaagcactcacaggatgggtgacccattgggaagttgctcgtgagttcccaaaaacaaaaccgtgagggcgtagttagggcctaaagcggacaatattatGCTACAGTGGTGGAGTGGGCCCGGGAAGTTGTCCGTCCTGGGTCCAATTTGACATGCCTCGATCCCGATATTTCCCGATTACCAAGaaaggcacgtgctggccgacacccgaggatgacgaaagccatttattgagtgcaattgctgaaaataaaggataactaagacttataaatataaaagaataaagaataagCATTTAaggaacatgttcagagcatacaactaactagaacactaaaggaaataatataaaattagatGAACAAGGAGTGGGTcttacaccgagaggactcgaagatgccgacgCAGTAGTGCCTTGATgctgggattgtatgcctcgattctaagtcctgaagggggcgcaaaacaaacatgagtggaccaatttgatatatataataaaacagttatcaacgtactaacccccaggttttatgaaaacacatatatatcatgataaacataggttttccgaaacctagcatgtcgtgcaatgtctcaaaccataacttgtatatataataatcactagtgaattgttcgataacccccaggccccatgccggcgccccgtctctgagcagacagtcagaggaaaatacacttcaggccccatgccggctccccgtccctgtgctaaatagctagaggaaacacactccaggccttatgccaacaccaaaccgtcacCCGGGACGGAccagaatctatccctacgtcccgtagcggaaaggaccactaggtaagtacaaaaccattgaacatatatatatatatattgaaaaaaaacttcatagtataaagtcatccatcatctatactataaagaggtgttcgaaacatgttctaaatatcatatcatcatccatcagatattctataagaacatgggttataggaaaaatagtagtaattcaatctagccttagtaagcatgttatctcaaagcgtttcataaaacgtaatcattaaatcatgcctttcatgtatgcatttctaccattaaaacattcatttttagaaagggtccactcatAGTACTTTGCCGTCAAAAAGTCACGCAGCTAGCAAAGACAGAAACACTACTATAATTGCCCCTAAACACATAAAGAGtgcaataaataaaactatataatagcaattgaatttgggggAACGGACGTCAGAAATGGATTCAAGATGTCGAATTATCCTAAGTAGGGTCATGGATAAATTTCGTAAAAGTCAACAGAATATCCCTAGAATATTCCAGAGAATATTCCCTGATGGAATATTCCACATAAAGGGTTTGGGTTTAGCTAATTAGGTGGGTTAGGTTTAGAAGAGAAGGCTTAGGGCCCAGGTTAAAAAGGCATGAAGGCCTTAAGcctaagggttttgggtttttagaTAAAAAGGCTTAGGGCCTTACCTAATTTGGCCCAAAGGCCTTTAACTTAaaacaattataaaataaataataaaactgaaatgggttttgggttagGCTCGACAGGAAAGGCCCAAAGGCTTTAGGTTGGTGGGTTGCCGGATTCAAAGGGAGGAGAAGGCCGGATTTCGGCCGAAGAATTCCCAAGCTTCGATGGAGCTCAAAACTCAACCAAAACATGTCATTcaatataccaaattgaagccccgAAGGTAAGGAATCGAAATATACCCTTGGTTCCTGTCATTGTGGTTGGAGTTGGCTAGAAAATGGCATGGAAGGCACGGGTTTGCCGAGAAAACTTGGCTTTCCGCCATAATTTATGGGCAACATTTAAACAtcaataactttgtcaatactcaatgaatcgagtgaaacaaaaacgaaagttatagttctcgaagagacgaagataATGGTACCTTGCAAAACGTCTAACTTGCCGTGGTTTGgtcggaaaatgcctcgaaagccactaaggtcgccggaaattgggtaagattcaaatgagtataacttcttcaatactcaacaaaatcgggtgaaacaaaaaggaaagttgtagtactcagcgAGACAAAGAGAtagataccttgcacgccggccaactcaTCGTAGTTTGGCCGAAAATTGGCTCGAAAACCGTTGGTTTCATTTGGGGAGTGAGCATATTAATTTAAAGTATATTTTGTAAACCATATGTTatagttgttgatgattgaattattacttaagtgttgattaaacTGCTTATTTTCTAATGCTAAGAAGGCCAgctttttaaactaaatttgtaaactatatgATGTGTCCCCAATAAGAAGTAAGCATGTTAATAAACACTTAAGTagtaatccaatcatcaacaaccacatcatttgttttacaaaatttggtttaaaatgttaatctccctagcattactcatttctattagtgacacatcacatAGTTTAAAAGTGTGGTCTAAAAAATTGGTCTAGCTAGCATTACTTATtatgcactccaaactttctagatTCCATATGAAACTCCATTGGAGGTGAGTTTTGTAGGAAAGGGGGCCAAATTGGACCATTTAGGTTATCGTTGAAGATCAACATGTCCTTATAAGCACATTAATGTCCTTTATTTACTCGATGGTGGGAGTGATACTCTCAACATTATATCATTTGTACCCTTTCGTCTATTGTAGAGGGTTTCAATCATAACTAGATCCTAAAATTGACATATCTCATCAAGATGGTGCCTAAAATTGAAATCGATTTTCTATTTCAAGGCTCATCTTAATGGAGTGGGTCAACTTCAGGAATTACTTGTGATTAAAACCTATTATATATTGTTAACGTTCAAAACTTGCATGTTAAGCAATTAAAACAATAAACCCTTGGTGGATTTGGGATATGGACTAAAATGAAATAGGCTCAAAGATTTAAATGGTTCATTCTGCAAAATTGGGTCACATCCACTGTGTTGCTAGGATTATGTTGATTTCAAGACTAAAAAGTGCTCTAGGCTAATAAAtgaactctctctctttttccagTCATTCGACACCAATACAAGAGGCTCCCATTCTTTTATATAGGCCCTCAATGAAACCGTCAACATTGGGTCTTCCCAACTTGGCATTTAATGCGCCACCAACACAAACTAGCATGTTGACACCTTTTCACCTACCAACCAAACATTCAGCGGTGGAGTAACCTATGTTTAGTCAAGAAGGCGCATATTTCCAGAATGATATGGGTTGAGCATCTCGCTCGACCTTGGTTATCCAACCCCTCATCTCTGAGAACCATTCCAACCACCTTTACGTCCCATCCTGAGTCTCTGCTAATGATTGTGAGTCATAACATGGCTTAATTGGCATATGGGTAGATCTGTCCTTGGAGACTTGTGCCATAAAGCTGTCAGTCCGCCCATGTTCCCTTAGCAGTCGAAAAGCTCTTCATGTATCTTGGTCGGAAGGAGCAAGAGGTAGTCGACTTTAGTACTTGTGATCATCGTCTTCTAAGCTCCTTAGACCTTGGGCTTTTCAATCTCCTTTGGGTTTTTCGTGGCTTCTTTCTCAGATTGCATCATTATATGAGCCTAAAGTGCCCAACATTAACATATATTGTCTTACTTCATCATGTGCACACATCTTCTATGTCTAGTATTTTCATTTTGTCAACTGAGTTGAGAAAACTCATTCAATTGTTTGTTTCATTGACATGACAAACTTTGTAGTCTTCTCAGTAGTTAATGTAGGGATAATTTGTGATCTCTAATGATGGAGTCGTCAGGGATGGAATCTGGTGTAAATTGGCAAGAGTTTTGGTTTATCTTTTTTCGTGGCATGAATATTTTTGAAGTTTTAGATGTCTAAAATGTGCCAACAAGCTAAATAGACCAAAGAACTAATGTCACTTAGCGGCCTATTTCAACCTAACGAAGTGGCACACAAATAATGAATACAGGGAGTAACTTAAGACTATAGAGTTAGCGTTGGTGAATAAGATCCCACATTGGTCATatgacaaaataatatacaattaatatatCAAAGTTTTTACCCCTAATATAACCAAgtccttttgtgataaaacccaaaacccaaaacataATAATAGGTAATTAAGTTGAGacaatatttataatattggtGGTGGACCATGCTGAGCCTATAAAGTTATCAGTTAAAATGTAGGATGTAAAGTAAAGATATAATGTACGTCGCAATTAGTTCTTGTAAAAGAGCCCTAGAAAGTT encodes the following:
- the LOC126614696 gene encoding fasciclin-like arabinogalactan protein 1; protein product: MQLRRATTAGAFLLTLTLLTTLTEAHNITRLLAKHPEFSTFNHYLTLTHLAADINDRTTITVCAVDNSAMSALLSKHLSIYSIKNILSLHVLLDYFGAKKLHQITNGTALAATMYQATGSAAGSSGFVNITDLKGGKVGFSPEANDGTFPSHFVKSVEEVPYNISIIQISTLLPNQAAEAPTPAPAELNITGIMSAHGCKVFADTLLANSDAFKTYEDNLNGGLTVFCPMDDALKAFLPKFKNLTAAGKAALLEYHGIPVYQSMSMLKSNNGLTNTLATDGASKFDFTIQNDGQQVTLRTKLVTARITGTLIDEQPVAIYTIDKVLQPKELFKGALTPAPAPAPEKPAHAPKKSKHAPSPVADQEADSPAASPDEDPADQTADDSNGAVRVERMGFGGLVFTSVWLVFSLL